In Helianthus annuus cultivar XRQ/B chromosome 8, HanXRQr2.0-SUNRISE, whole genome shotgun sequence, a single genomic region encodes these proteins:
- the LOC110870420 gene encoding uncharacterized protein LOC110870420 yields the protein MGCWANIVRHLEGVEIDGVTFKSCLRSKLGIGDKIMFWKDIWVGAVPLQDRWPVLFRSDLKKNDNVRDRFTSEGDIAVLNTDWVMDLTSVEGISEAHDAGMLLHQIKFSGNKDAWVWEPDKNGVFSVAAVKKWLRGGRLTHGISAMKWEKWLPIKVNFFVWRLRLDRIPTRSALLRRNISMPSCVCPLCETGIETAQHLLLAECIFAAEVWSRVHRWCRIVPNYNNSILDLLNLKDVSLNSKWEQKLIRGVFMITCWVLWKERNNKVFNSSKPRVVEVVASVKAFSFFWFKHRTRFKDVVWND from the coding sequence ATGGGCTGCTGGGCGAACATAGTGAGACATCTAGAAGGGGTGGAGATTGACGGAGTTACGTTTAAATCATGCTTGAGGAGTAAGTTGGGAATTGGGGATAAGATTATGTTCTGGAAAGATATTTGGGTTGGAGCGGTACCTCTTCAGGATCGGTGGCCTGTTTTGTTTCGTTCTGACTTGAAGAAAAATGATAACGTTCGTGACCGGTTTACCTCGGAAGGTGATATAGCGGTTCTAAATACGGATTGGGTTATGGATTTGACTTCTGTGGAAGGGATTTCGGAAGCCCATGATGCTGGTATGTTACTGCATCAGATTAAGTTTTCTGGGAATAAGGACGCTTGGGTGTGGGAGCCAGATAAAAACGGGGTGTTTTCTGTGGCTGCTGTGAAAAAATGGCTTCGGGGCGGGAGGTTGACGCATGGTATTTCAGCGATGAAATGGGAGAAGTGGCTCCCTATAAAAGTTAATTTTTTTGTTTGGAGATTGAGGTTAGATAGAATACCAACGCGCAGCGCCTTGTTAAGAAGAAATATAAGCATGCCGAGTTGTGTATGTCCTTTGTGTGAGACTGGTATTGAAACGGCTCAGCATCTTCTTCTGGCTGAGTGTATTTTCGCTGCAGAAGTTTGGAGTAGGGTTCACAGGTGGTGCAGAATTGTTCCTAATTATAATAACTCCATTCTCGATTTGCTGAATCTGAAGGATGTTTCGCTGAATTCCAAATGGGAGCAGAAGTTGATTAGAGGTGTTTTCATGATTACTTGTTGGGTGCTTTGGAAGGAACGGAACAACAAAGTTTTCAATAGTTCGAAACCTCGGGTTGTTGAGGTAGTGGCGTCAGTGAAGGCTTTTTCTTTCTTTTGGTTTAAGCATAGAACTAGATTTAAAGATGTGGTTTGGAACGATTGA